A genome region from Clostridium pasteurianum includes the following:
- the speE gene encoding polyamine aminopropyltransferase — protein MLDLWYSESHADDVKFSIRVTQHLYSEKTPFQQIDFFKSDTFGTFFTLDGYIMLTEKDEFIYHEMITHVPMAVNPNIKKVLIIGGGDGGTSREILRYKTIEKVDLVDIDERVIRLCQKYLPQTACKFDNDTRLTTHFEDGKEFVKKTASGTYDLILVDSTDPIGPGEGLFTNEFYSDCKRILSDDGILINQHESPYYKNYCREMKRAHSKIENNFPIAMVYQFHMPTYASGHWLFGFASKKYHPLNDLHVDEWNSLGLKTRYYNTDLHRGAFALPNYVIEELNENN, from the coding sequence ATGTTAGATCTTTGGTATTCAGAAAGTCATGCAGATGACGTAAAATTTTCAATAAGGGTAACTCAGCATTTATACAGCGAAAAAACCCCTTTTCAACAAATTGATTTTTTTAAAAGTGACACTTTTGGAACTTTTTTTACTCTCGATGGCTACATAATGCTGACTGAAAAAGATGAATTCATATATCACGAAATGATTACCCATGTGCCAATGGCTGTTAATCCCAATATTAAAAAGGTTTTAATTATTGGTGGAGGCGATGGTGGAACTTCAAGGGAAATTTTAAGGTATAAAACTATCGAAAAAGTAGATTTGGTTGATATTGATGAAAGAGTTATTAGACTCTGCCAGAAGTATTTACCACAAACCGCCTGCAAGTTTGATAATGACACTAGACTTACTACTCATTTTGAGGACGGTAAAGAATTTGTTAAAAAAACAGCAAGCGGAACTTATGACCTTATTTTAGTTGATTCAACAGATCCTATTGGCCCTGGAGAAGGTTTATTTACTAACGAATTTTACAGCGATTGCAAGAGAATTTTAAGTGATGATGGAATTTTAATAAACCAACACGAAAGTCCATATTACAAAAATTACTGCCGTGAAATGAAAAGAGCTCATAGTAAGATAGAAAATAATTTTCCTATTGCAATGGTTTATCAATTCCACATGCCAACTTATGCTTCAGGTCACTGGCTATTTGGATTTGCTTCAAAGAAATATCATCCTCTAAATGATTTGCATGTAGATGAATGGAATAGTTTAGGACTCAAAACAAGATATTACAATACAGACTTGCATAGAGGTGCATTTGCACTGCCAAATTACGTTATTGAAGAATTAAATGAAAATAACTAG
- the speD gene encoding adenosylmethionine decarboxylase, translating to MKADINSKIKLHGFNNLTKTLSFNMYDICYAKSEEDRKAYITYIDEQYNAERLTQILTKVTEIIGANILNIAKQDYDPQGASVTILICENPMDKNSEDTLSNETPGPLPEIILAHLDKSHITVHTYPEYHPDDGICTFRADIDVSTCGMISPLRALNYLVHSFEADIMTMDYRVRGFTRDITGRKLFIDHKINSIQNYMPFNIKNKYNMIDVNVYQENIFHTKCKLKQFDLDNYLFGYTKKDLYPKERREITRKLKKEMDEIFYGKNFDGSYHK from the coding sequence ATGAAAGCAGACATTAATAGCAAAATAAAGCTTCATGGTTTCAATAATTTAACCAAGACTCTATCTTTCAATATGTATGATATATGTTATGCAAAATCAGAGGAAGATAGGAAAGCTTATATCACTTACATAGATGAGCAGTATAACGCAGAAAGGCTTACTCAAATTCTCACAAAAGTTACTGAAATTATAGGTGCTAACATTTTGAATATTGCAAAGCAGGACTATGATCCTCAAGGTGCTAGTGTAACAATATTAATATGTGAAAATCCAATGGATAAAAATTCAGAAGACACATTATCAAATGAAACTCCTGGACCGCTGCCTGAAATTATACTTGCTCATTTAGATAAAAGTCACATTACAGTACACACTTACCCTGAATATCATCCCGATGATGGTATTTGTACATTTAGAGCTGATATAGATGTATCCACCTGTGGAATGATATCTCCTTTAAGGGCACTAAATTACCTGGTGCATTCCTTTGAAGCTGATATTATGACTATGGATTACAGAGTTCGTGGTTTTACTAGAGACATCACCGGCCGAAAGCTATTTATCGACCACAAAATAAACTCTATTCAAAACTACATGCCTTTTAATATTAAAAATAAATATAATATGATTGACGTAAATGTTTATCAGGAAAATATTTTTCATACCAAATGCAAGTTAAAGCAATTTGATTTAGACAATTACCTCTTTGGATATACTAAAAAGGACTTGTATCCAAAAGAAAGAAGAGAAATAACTCGCAAACTCAAAAAAGAAATGGATGAAATTTTCTATGGTAAAAATTTTGATGGATCATATCATAAATAA
- a CDS encoding Fic family protein gives MIKNIDIDEKVIKDLQYIILKSINNKNAGRYRNVNVLISGSKHRPPEHFLVPQEMEELIKWYDENKNKLHPVKLAAEFYHKFTFIHPFIDGNGRCGILLMNLIFMRNGYPMTVIRMKDRNEYMSALEKASEENNLDDFIKIVEKAVNRSLDTYLYILQ, from the coding sequence ATGATTAAGAATATAGATATTGATGAAAAAGTTATAAAAGATTTACAATATATTATTCTTAAGAGTATAAATAATAAAAATGCAGGAAGGTATAGAAATGTTAATGTACTCATAAGCGGCAGCAAGCATAGACCACCAGAACATTTTTTAGTTCCACAGGAGATGGAAGAATTAATTAAATGGTATGATGAAAATAAAAATAAATTGCATCCTGTAAAACTTGCAGCTGAGTTTTATCACAAATTTACTTTTATACATCCATTTATAGATGGAAATGGTAGGTGTGGAATATTGCTTATGAATTTAATTTTTATGAGAAATGGCTATCCAATGACTGTAATAAGGATGAAAGATAGGAATGAGTATATGAGCGCACTTGAAAAGGCTAGTGAGGAAAATAATCTTGATGATTTCATAAAGATTGTTGAGAAAGCAGTAAATAGAAGTTTAGATACATATTTGTATATATTGCAGTAA